A window of Puntigrus tetrazona isolate hp1 chromosome 11, ASM1883169v1, whole genome shotgun sequence contains these coding sequences:
- the LOC122353728 gene encoding metalloproteinase inhibitor 3-like, translating into MSAAGTLALLVFLCLTLNDRLTEGCRCLQRHPQEHFCASDVVIRAKVTGKANSTRPAFNIQTVEIFKQLNKNKIAVVYTSQTSCGINLKPGEYLLSGHVEDGVVVVESCDRVERWDSLSSAQKRYLSMYQKGCLCEISPCTGASCLIKMLQRKCLIRVNNSSSLDDEEALQSICLPGSDSFCRWQKILDK; encoded by the exons atgtcTGCTGCCGGGACTCTGGCGCTGCTGGTCTTCTTGTGCCTGACCCTGAACGATCGACTGACCGAGGGCTGCCGGTGTCTCCAGAGACACCCTCAAGAGCACTTCTGCGCGTCTGACGTAG TGATTCGAGCTAAGGTGACTGGAAAGGCAAACAGCACTCGCCCGGCGTTCAACATCCAAACCGTGGAG ATATTTAAGCAACTAAACAAGAATAAAATTGCAGTCGTATACACATCTCAAACTTCATGTGGCATCAACCTGAAGCCCGGCGAGTATCTGCTGTCAG GACATGTGGAGGACGGCGTGGTGGTGGTTGAGTCCTGTGACCGTGTGGAGCGCTGGGACAGTCTCTCCTCGGCTCAGAAGAGATATCTCAGCATGTACCAGAAAGGCTGTCTGTGTGAG ATCTCGCCCTGCACCGGAGCCTCCTGTCTGATCAAGATGCTTCAGAGAAAGTGTCTGATACGAGTCAATAATTCATCCAGCCTCGATGATGAGGAGGCTCTTCAGTCTATTTGCCTGCCAGGCAGTGACTCCTTCTGCAGATGGCAAAAAATTCTCGACAAATAA